The Mangrovibacillus cuniculi sequence TTCATCAATCTTAACTGTCTCGATGCCTTGAGCGGTCCATCCCATCGCATCACTAACTGCGACACCAACTGTTTTGGTACCGACATCTAGACCCATTACTCTCATCTTTATCCCTCGCGATGCTGTTGTAAATAAGATTTTACTAATTCCTCAATAATCTCATCGCGTTCTAATTTACGAATTAAATTACGCGCGTCCAGATGACGAGGAATGTAAGCAGGATCTCCTGATAAAAGATAACCCACTATTTGATTAATAGGATTGTAGCCTTTTTCCTGCAACGCCTCGTGCACTTGATTAAGTACTTCTTTTACATCATGTTCAATGGAATCATCTGAAAAGTTAAAGCGCATCGTGTTGTCAAAAGAGTTCATCTACAGCACCTCA is a genomic window containing:
- a CDS encoding IreB family regulatory phosphoprotein, with product MNSFDNTMRFNFSDDSIEHDVKEVLNQVHEALQEKGYNPINQIVGYLLSGDPAYIPRHLDARNLIRKLERDEIIEELVKSYLQQHREG